From Ammospiza caudacuta isolate bAmmCau1 chromosome 31, bAmmCau1.pri, whole genome shotgun sequence, one genomic window encodes:
- the SMAGP gene encoding small cell adhesion glycoprotein, protein MEGDRPHLSSDPTTPYLRKAPTPPGHEAADTAVIAVVITLVFLTLLTVLVVIGIYLYRNQGSYLTYEQPEPDATPREEPPAKDKEEYFI, encoded by the exons ATGGAGGGAGATCGGCCCCACCTGAGCTCAG ACCCGACCACGCCGTACCTGAGGAAGGCTCCGACCCCTCCTGGCCATGAGGCCGCCGACACCGCCGTGATCGCAG TGGTGATCACCCTGGTGTTCCTGACTCTGCTCACCGTGCTAGTGGTGATTGGGATTTACCTGTACCGGAACCAGGGCTCCTACCTCACCTACGAGCAGCCCGAGCCCGACGCCACCCCGAGGGAGGAGCCTCCAGccaaggacaaggaggaatatTTCATCTAA
- the DAZAP2 gene encoding DAZ-associated protein 2, with amino-acid sequence MNGKGPFPAQPLFPAPPGYPPALPLLQPPPCPEPAYPELYRLSFVPLGTAGVPPVSPACPGASLYLPLAPPLPLPSPVAFVPLGQVYPAGPALLLEGGVGSAARLGTGGTAGVQPPPAGCPPVAAPVPVPPGAAVLLPPRKGRVPGGNGGGFGLW; translated from the exons atgaACGGCAAAG GGCcgttcccagcccagcccctgttcCCGGCCCCCCCCGGGTACCCCCCggctctgcccctgctgcagccgcccccctgccctgagcccgccTACCCCGAG CTCTACCGCCTCAGCTTTGTCCCCCTGGGCACCGCTggtgtcccccccgtgtccccagcgtGCCCAGGTGCGTCCCTGTACCTGCCCCTGGCCccgcccctgcccctgccctcccccgTGGCCTTtgtgcccctgggccaggtgtACCCGGCAGGACccgctctgctgctggaggggggCGTGGGCAGCgcggccaggctgggcacaggtggcacCGCTGGCGTCCAG CCGCCGCCCGCCGGGTGCCCCCCGGTTGCCgccccggtgccggtgccgcccGGAGCCGCCGTCCTGCTGCCCCCGCGCAAGGGGCGCGTCCCGGGGGGAAACGGGGGCGGCTTCGGCCTCTGGTGA